The nucleotide sequence ATGATTGCGACATCGTGACGTACAACAAAGATCTACTGGCTAAGTTAATATACCCCGTCGCCAACCCAACCTTTAACTACGAGTTCTGTAAAGGGTATTATGCCCGTGTAGCAAATGGAAAAATTAACGGTCGTGTTTCTCGTTTGTTAGTTACACCGCTACTTCGCGCCCTTAAACGCATCATGGGCGATAACGAATATTTAGAGTTCATGGATAGTTTCAGGTATCCACTGGCGGGCGAGTTCTCCTTCCGTCGAGATGTACTAAATGATATCCGCATTCCCAGCGACTGGGGCCTAGAAATTGGTGTTCTTTCTGAGATGCACAGAAACTATTCACACAATCGTTTATGCCAAGCAGATATTTGCGATATTTACGATCATAAACATCAAGATTTGTCGCTGAACAATGACCAAGGCGGCCTATCAAAGATGTCTATCGACATTACCAAAGCGATTTTCAGAAAGTTAGCAACCCAAGGCTACACTTTCAGTAATGAAATGTTTCGCTCGATTAAAGCAACCTACTTTAGAATTGCATTAGATTTCATCGAAACCTATCACAACGATGCCGTGATGAATGGTCTTACGTTAGATATACACAGCGAAGAAAAAGCGGTAGAAATGTTTGCAAGTAACATTATGAAAGCTGGCGAGAACTTTTTAGCCAACCCAATGGAAACGCCGTTTATTCCAAGTTGGAACCGAGTAACCAGTGCTGTACCCGACATTTTAGAGCGTTTATTAGAAGCCGTAGAAGCCGACACCGCAGAATTTATGGAAAAGTAAACTATGACTTGGAATATCCTCCATGACAAAGTAAAGCACCACTTGGAATTCATCTATGCTGATGTGGATTTACCGTTAACCATAGACCAGTTAGCAGTATCTTTGATGAAAACCATAGGAATTGATGATGAGGTGGATATCGCTCAACCTCAGTCCCATTACAATTATTGGGACGAGGACGACATCATCATGATTACTTATGGTGATAGCGTGATTGA is from Alteromonas australica and encodes:
- a CDS encoding glycosyltransferase family protein, which produces MADFYQNGVVTTLHNLSRRPTEELEAELLRFSQKRPMALILPSLFSELEGEALPHIVEELTQVPYLSEIVIGLDRATQDQYKHALSFFDKLPQHHRVLWNDGPRLKAIDEELQAQGLAPKELGKGRNVWYCMGYVLASNRAESVALHDCDIVTYNKDLLAKLIYPVANPTFNYEFCKGYYARVANGKINGRVSRLLVTPLLRALKRIMGDNEYLEFMDSFRYPLAGEFSFRRDVLNDIRIPSDWGLEIGVLSEMHRNYSHNRLCQADICDIYDHKHQDLSLNNDQGGLSKMSIDITKAIFRKLATQGYTFSNEMFRSIKATYFRIALDFIETYHNDAVMNGLTLDIHSEEKAVEMFASNIMKAGENFLANPMETPFIPSWNRVTSAVPDILERLLEAVEADTAEFMEK